In the Bacteroidales bacterium genome, one interval contains:
- a CDS encoding histidine--tRNA ligase yields the protein MAVPVPGIPKGTRDFLPQEAVRRNYIFRTIQEVFHLFGYQPIETPAMENLSTLLGKYGEEGDKLLFRILNSGDFLSGVPAGIPYDSSEWSRYICDRGLRYDLTVPFARFVVQHYNELVFPFKRYQMQPVWRADRPQKGRYREFYQCDADIIGSNSLLNELELVQMIDEVFRRLSLRVLIKLNNRKILAGIAETIGMADQLTPLTIALDKLEKTGEEKVLQELSAAGAGAEVIEKLIPFLRITGGNESRLEQLSEMIKASEEGRKGIAEMKELMGYVSSYAPEANVEFDITLARGLNYYTGTIVEVKSLDVSIGSICGGGRYDNLTGIFGLPGISGVGVSFGADRIYDVLQQTNRFPAGDTTACSVLFANFGGKAVQPALEFVRKLRSAGISSEIYPDNAKLKKQLDYANRRNIPYVVLAGEEELSEGKVTLKNMTTGEQKKVAVEELADVLRNR from the coding sequence ATGGCTGTTCCGGTACCAGGCATTCCAAAAGGAACGAGGGATTTTCTCCCCCAGGAAGCAGTTCGCAGGAATTATATTTTCCGTACTATTCAGGAGGTTTTTCATTTGTTTGGATACCAGCCGATTGAGACTCCTGCCATGGAAAATCTTTCTACCCTGCTTGGCAAATACGGGGAAGAAGGAGACAAGCTGTTGTTCAGAATTCTGAATTCGGGCGATTTTTTGAGCGGGGTTCCGGCCGGTATTCCTTACGATTCTTCGGAATGGTCGAGATACATTTGTGACCGCGGTTTGCGGTACGATCTTACCGTTCCTTTTGCCCGGTTTGTAGTACAGCATTACAATGAACTGGTCTTTCCGTTTAAGCGCTATCAGATGCAGCCGGTCTGGAGAGCGGATCGCCCACAGAAAGGCCGTTACCGTGAATTTTATCAATGCGATGCCGATATCATCGGGAGCAATTCCCTGCTGAATGAACTGGAATTGGTTCAGATGATTGATGAGGTGTTCAGGAGGCTCTCCCTGCGGGTGCTTATAAAACTGAACAACCGGAAAATTCTTGCCGGTATTGCAGAAACAATCGGAATGGCTGATCAGCTCACCCCGCTTACCATAGCACTTGACAAACTGGAAAAAACCGGAGAAGAGAAAGTTTTGCAGGAACTGTCGGCAGCCGGAGCCGGTGCAGAAGTAATTGAAAAACTAATCCCCTTTCTGCGGATTACCGGAGGAAATGAGAGCAGGCTGGAACAGCTATCAGAAATGATAAAAGCCTCAGAGGAAGGGAGAAAGGGAATAGCTGAAATGAAGGAGTTGATGGGGTATGTATCTTCCTATGCTCCGGAAGCCAATGTGGAATTTGATATTACTCTGGCCCGTGGCCTGAACTATTATACCGGAACCATTGTGGAGGTCAAGTCGCTGGATGTATCCATAGGGAGCATCTGCGGGGGTGGAAGGTACGATAATCTTACGGGAATATTTGGCTTGCCTGGGATTTCGGGCGTAGGGGTATCCTTTGGTGCAGACCGTATTTACGATGTGCTGCAGCAGACAAATCGCTTCCCGGCAGGAGATACCACAGCCTGCAGTGTGCTGTTTGCCAATTTCGGGGGAAAAGCGGTTCAGCCAGCCCTTGAATTTGTCAGGAAACTGCGTTCAGCCGGTATAAGCAGTGAAATATATCCTGACAATGCCAAACTGAAGAAACAGCTTGATTATGCCAACCGTCGGAATATTCCCTATGTTGTGCTTGCCGGCGAAGAGGAACTGAGCGAAGGAAAAGTGACCCTGAAGAATATGACCACGGGAGAACAGAAAAAAGTGGCGGTTGAAGAGTTGGCGGATGTTCTCCGAAACCGCTGA
- the hutH gene encoding histidine ammonia-lyase: MAEAFLIQPAPVTLKEIQQVLDEHRRIELSDEARGLIQRCRDYLDRKVAAAGEPLYGINTGFGALYDRSVSPENLEKLQKNLVMSHACGTGDAVPDDIVRLMLLLKVRSLAYGYSGVQTETVQRLIDFYNEDVLPVVYRYGSLGASGDLAPLAHLCLPLLGMGEVRYKGKVYPAIDICRKFGWEPVKLKSKEGLALLNGTQFMSAYGVHLCLHVFHLSAMADVIGALSLDAYDGRLDPFHPLVQQIRPYKGQITTARRIRWILEGSELIARHKEHIQDPYSFRCIPQVHGASKDSIDYVAYVFEREINSVTDNPTIFPEQDLIISAGNFHGQPLALALDNLSIAMAELGNISERRTYQLLSGARGLPPFLVANPGLNSGFMIPQYTSAALVSHNKQLCTPSSVDSIESSKGQEDHVSMGANAAIKAYMVMENLERILAIELFNAAQALDFRRPLRTSPYLEALHAEYRKKVAFIEEDKVMYPDMQASVEFLRFWKPELPV, from the coding sequence ATGGCTGAGGCTTTTCTTATTCAACCGGCTCCGGTAACCCTGAAGGAAATACAGCAGGTTCTTGATGAGCATCGCAGGATTGAACTATCGGATGAAGCCCGCGGGCTGATTCAGCGATGTCGCGATTATCTTGACCGAAAGGTTGCCGCGGCCGGTGAGCCGTTGTATGGAATCAATACGGGCTTTGGTGCGCTGTATGACCGGTCGGTTTCTCCTGAAAACCTGGAAAAACTTCAGAAGAATCTGGTGATGTCGCACGCCTGCGGGACAGGAGACGCAGTTCCAGACGATATTGTGCGCCTGATGCTGTTGCTGAAAGTCAGGTCGCTGGCTTACGGATATTCGGGGGTACAAACCGAAACGGTACAGCGCCTTATCGATTTTTACAATGAGGATGTTTTACCGGTAGTTTACCGGTATGGTTCCCTGGGTGCTTCAGGCGATCTTGCCCCGCTTGCTCATCTTTGTCTCCCTTTGCTTGGCATGGGCGAAGTGAGGTACAAGGGGAAAGTATATCCGGCGATCGATATTTGCAGGAAATTCGGATGGGAGCCGGTTAAGCTGAAGAGTAAGGAAGGACTGGCTCTTCTGAATGGAACGCAGTTCATGAGTGCCTATGGAGTGCATCTTTGCCTGCATGTGTTTCATCTTTCCGCCATGGCCGATGTAATCGGAGCTCTTTCCCTGGATGCATATGACGGACGCCTCGATCCGTTTCATCCGCTTGTTCAGCAGATTCGGCCCTACAAAGGTCAAATTACTACCGCCAGACGCATCCGATGGATTCTGGAAGGGAGCGAACTGATTGCCCGGCATAAGGAGCACATTCAGGATCCTTACTCGTTCCGCTGTATTCCTCAGGTACATGGTGCGTCGAAAGATTCCATCGATTATGTGGCTTATGTTTTTGAGAGGGAGATCAACTCAGTAACCGATAACCCAACCATATTCCCTGAACAGGATCTTATTATTTCAGCCGGCAATTTTCATGGCCAGCCGCTGGCTCTGGCTCTTGACAATCTGTCGATAGCCATGGCTGAGCTGGGAAATATTTCGGAACGGAGAACCTATCAGCTGCTTTCGGGGGCAAGGGGGTTGCCTCCGTTTCTGGTAGCCAATCCGGGTCTGAATTCCGGATTTATGATTCCGCAATATACTTCGGCTGCCCTTGTGAGCCATAACAAGCAGCTTTGCACCCCCTCATCCGTTGATTCCATTGAGTCGTCAAAAGGGCAGGAAGATCATGTAAGCATGGGTGCCAATGCCGCCATCAAAGCCTATATGGTGATGGAGAATCTGGAGCGAATTCTGGCCATTGAGCTTTTCAATGCCGCACAGGCCCTCGATTTTCGTCGGCCATTAAGGACATCCCCATATCTGGAGGCGCTGCATGCTGAATACCGAAAGAAAGTGGCGTTCATTGAAGAAGACAAAGTCATGTATCCCGATATGCAGGCTTCGGTTGAGTTCCTGCGCTTCTGGAAACCGGAACTGCCGGTATAA